The following is a genomic window from Aphis gossypii isolate Hap1 chromosome X, ASM2018417v2, whole genome shotgun sequence.
ATTCCAATAatagaaacaattatttactgaCATTAATTACTTAACGATGACAGTGGACCATTAAATTTGGCAAAACCACCAAAAAAAGACGGTAAATTTCGTGCTTTACTTCGTTATAGAGCAAATTTTGGtgacgaaaatttaaaaaatcgtttaataaatagtaatagaaACTCTACTTATATAAACCCATCcattcaaaatgaaataatagacATTTGTGGCCAACTTATTCGAAAAAATAtggtaactaaaataaataaagccgGTTGCTTTTCAATTCTTTGTGACGAAACTTTAGATGTATCTGGTACTGAGCAACTATCTATGTGTGTCCGTTATGTAGATCAAAATAATCAGCTCCGTGAAgactttttatgttttttaccaGTATATGATCTCACCGGGGAAAATTTAACTCGAATAATTTTAGAAGAATGTGAAAAATTGGGTTtggatttaaataaacttatcgGGCAAGGCTATGATGGTGCAGGCAATATGAGTGGACAGTTTAATAGTGTACAATCAAGAATACGACAAATATATCCAAAAGCAGTTTTTGTTCATTGTGCATCGCATCGATTAAGTCTTGCTTTATCTTCGGCTTTATCTACAAAAAGTGTTCGAAATTGTCTTGGTGTGATGaaaggtaatattaatttattcaggAATAATGCTTTAGCCGGAGAAACTCTTAAAAATTCCACTTTAGAACTTATTCCAGAAACCAAAAAAACACGTTTAGTTGGCTTATGTGAAACACGTTTTATTGAACGACACGAAGCagtaaatgtttttgtagAGCTTTTTGAACCAATTATAGTTAGTCTGCTAAATATTCAAGAAACAGATCATGCAATTTCAGCAAAGGCTTGTTCACTTTTGGCAGCTGTAGAAAAAAGTTGTTTCATAATTGCATTACTTGTCTGTAAAAATCTTTTAAGTTTCACTCTACCATTGTCACATTATTTGCAAAGCCCTAAACGTGATCTTTCATCTGCTGTTGATTAtgctaaacatattataaagagGCTGAAACATATgagaaaaaattcaaataaatcgtTTACACAAATCTTTAAAGAGGCTAGTAAGttatctaaaatgtattttgatactgaaattaaaattccgCGTACTacgaataaacaaaattatagggATAATTATTCATGTAATTCACCAGaagagtattataaaatatctgtatTTTTACCGTGTTTagatggttttattttacatctcGAAAATAGGTTTGAACAgaataatgacattttatcgtcaatagaaatattgttatcaaaattcgtcaaaaacgttgaaaaactaaaaaatctcaccatttattttgaagataaaattagtgaaaaaaatatagcaaGTGAGTATTTACTTTGGTGTGAAAAGTggaaaaataatgaagaaaCCCCTACAGATATTATGGCTATTTTAGACTCGTGTAATATTCGACTTTTTACCCAAATATAAACCATTTGTTACGAGTTTTGGCTACCCTCCCAGTATCTACAACTGAAGTTGAACGAtcattttcaactttaaaaagAGTAAAAACACTACTTCAAAACCAAATTGGAAATGACCGTTTAACAGGCGGCCTAACTCTTTTATCCGTTCATTGGGAAATATCAGTTTCACCAAAAGACGTGCTGAATATAATGGCAAaatcaaaaagaaaattattattataaattataattttattacatatattatgttatattttaggttttacttatacaatatttttatttattataatacaataattattattttatatttatatatttcatctattaaattacaaaaatattttttattattttattttttttttttacaatacattcatatatacataatatacctatagcaTTCTGTAGGTCATTACGAATTTAatgtttacttaattaataagaatggatataattacttattattattatttttttttatgactttaTTGATGTCACACTTACCCCtttatatgattttcatttaaacaaaaactaagtcattatttaataattaactaaattatattcggTCACTTGCTTAGGTGAAAATGGTACGTACGTATGTTAGAAAGAGCTCCCGTGCTACCAATTACTCCAAAAGTGATTTAAAGACAGCTGTAGATAACATAGTATCAGATAGATTAACTTATAGCATtgcatcaaaaatgtataacattccTAGGCCAACTTTGTATGCACATTCCAAAGGAGTACGAGATATGAAATCAGATTCAATGGGAAGGGCTACTATTTTACCACCTGATATTGAACACCGTTTATCTGAATCATTAAAGATTATTGAAAAGTATGGTTATGACTTAAGTCGTCgagaagtattaaatttagttggagattttttaaaaacaaataaaattaagaactcatttaaaaatggGATACCCCGTGAAGATTGGTGGTTAGGGTTTGCAAAAAGAAATAACTTAAGCAGTGGCGTAACTATAAATTTGCCATCCTTTTACCTCTTTAAAAGTTGGATGagtaaattttcttaaatttggaGTAAGTATTTTAGGTATAagcttataactaatatttaatgtggATAATATGTGAATAACTAAAACCTAATTAGTTAaaagtatgataaataataaattattttgtagttaatttcaaaaattggttattacaattatgttaagtgtttaaaactcagttatatttatatattatgtattagaaaTGTAAGCTTATTCACTGATCTCCTTTTCCTTCAGAATTGcttttttcttatacaataatttatcattgaattaaaatttaacgcaTTATCCAGTGATTGAAAACTGCCATGTGTAagaactatacaatatattaaaaatattgttttctatttcTCCAATAGAACTGTTGTAGGAGTCAGACTCCATAActtatatagatagatattacttacaatttttaaaaataatttaatatacattttttttctttagaaatCATTAAAGCCTGTAGTAATAAACTGATGACAGACTCAGagtttgaaaaatttgtttcGGATTGGTTTAGGTATGCCAATTCAAGGAAAAATAATGCACAGCATAactaaacagttttatttaagttaattaattttaattaaaacatataacttattaagtattaactaagaatgatattatttttattttattttttgattatttgttattcgaacaaaaaaattttatatgaacAGAGCAAAGAggatcttattttaaatttattttattttattttttatttaatcaggttattatttataaaacctgtgttattaattgtaaagttatttactatttttaaaaatataatatgataaaaactaaattagctgtttttttttatttatgtaggtgATTCCTCGCAGCAAAAAATGCCTAGGGAAAATAACAacaagacattttaaaaaaatatttacttaaattactaaaattaatttaaactataattttcagtTTGATTCTACTTATACTAATGTTTCAAATAatcttaattcaaatttagtccatgaaaataattttgaacttctatcaaataatatttctattccTCTAGTAACAGAAAAACTCTccaaatgaaaatgtaattaataatagttcaaatttttaaacaataatgattattcttTATTGTCAAATAATACTACTCAGTTATATAATGATTCAGCTGATGATGGCCTTTCTAACACtattcaacttaaaaataaaatacgttcaTGGATTATCCATTTTAAAGTATCACATAATAGTgccaatcatattttaaacattatgaaaTCTGAGGGCTTAGATGTACCTAAAGATGTTCGCACTTTAATGAGAACTCCCAAAACATATGAGATTGTTTCTTTGGGACCTGGACACCTGGTGATGGCTCTTATATACACtatggattaaaaaatatgttatcacCATTACtaactaagtatataaattacatagatTTTTCTAATACTTTGAAATTAGGAGTAAACGTAGATGGACTACCATTATCCAAAAGTTCCAAAAGTCAGCTGTGGCCCATTCTAATTTCAGTTATAAACTCtggtaaaatatctaatattgtgCTTCCTATTGGTATATATCATGGTAccaaaaaaccaataaatacctattgaaACCTTCTTCCAtccatttattattgatatttcctCACTGTTAGATACTAGTATGATAATTAATGGCATTGATATTCGATTTTTCGATATTTGATTTTAGCAATTCAAAATCCTATTATTACTTGTGTACATATCGCCATACACctgttgcgtgccagtatcagatttgaatctaaatggttattttgaacgaaagttaaacttaataacgaataatgtctttattgcgtataaatgaaatacatgtaacaaataaaataagtggctgagtgtcGTGAAAGTGCTTAGTtattgatagctttggtacatctgccgttgctggtctttgggctcccttatatattgtggtgcgtctcttgtttgCGTCGAATCGTAGTCTTCTGGATGgaaccaggtgtccttgtagttgttgttgcaaattcggacacggatttgataatgtataataacatcttaaatgcatcattagtgcactataattaattattggcgcgcttactatcccgacacgaggcatggtcatactaacttagccttgatatatcatatatcatAGATCTCGTAACCCATAACACACCATACACCTTGTAGTGAATaagtaatatgaataattttaccatgaaatttatttcatatgttTTCAATAGGTAGCAATATTAGACTATCATttctaatatatcatataattaatgcaCATAGGtagtttactaaatatatcagTTAATCGTTTCTCAAGCTCGTTATTATaccataggtacataattgtttttatactcgTTCTAGCTCATAACGTGTAGGTAATCATCAATAGAgttgtatgatatttattccaaggtgtattttaaataaaatacatttattaaacaggcataataaaatcataatataatatataattaataaatattgtagtcAAATCCaatgtatgatttaataaagtattatttatatagttaaattccAATATACTCAATAtgaaattttagtaaaaaatataataatatgttgatttgAAAATCAGGCATAGAATAGTtaactgattaataatatatatatatgaaaatacagTGCAGGGAAATCTATTTCCATGTAGGTATAACATatgaaaattcattatattattgaatattccCTCCAGCCACCGTATTTCATGATATCAATTATGGATAGCctgataggtatatataatatataaatatattttaaactataattttctttaattacggaaaatattttaaaacgactCACTATCAGAAATTAAAgagtaaatacaaattatgctTACTAACCATACATCTTGtggtgaataaataatatgaataattttaccgtgaaatttatttcatatgtttttaataggtaGAAATATTAGACTATCATTTCCaatgtatcatataattaatgcaCTTAGGtagttttactaaatatatcaaataatcgTTTCTCAAGCTCGTTATTATaccataggtatataattgttttatattcgtTCTAACTCATGACGTGTAATTATCAATAGAGTTGTATGTCataatcgtatatatattCTGTTAAGTTACCAAGTTCAACTCCTTCCTTGATTGCTCTTTCGATCTTTTGCCAGCACTGTGTTCAGTTTTCATCTTTTTCTTCTCGCCCCTTCGTTATTTCTATTATCcacattatattaactataagtcTCCCCTGGTAGCTCTTACTAGTGTAATATACTAGTGTAGCGCttctgtaatttcatcaccacctcgtcatatttctctaacccaataactttctcaaattgtccgtaagaaccttctcttggcaattacgacccaaacaaaaaaagattgAGCGAAATCGGTCCAAGTGTTGTTGAGTTATGCGCTTACAACACTTttgcgattcatttttatattatagatgagTGGAAgctaattttacatataatattatcttctcTATTACAATTGATTTGATACTATATAACTGATTCTCACtgacgataatatttttttatggtatattacatacatgaCGTGTATTTATCGCTCAAcgttatattcatttattcccTATATAACACGCTATTAGcagtattatgataaatgttgTGAGGCCGTTGTTGTTTTCATCATTCTAATGATGCAAAGTAGATCGCTTCTAATGAGAGAGAGTTTAATGCCTTTAATGATACGAAACGTTGTTGACCTTAACCATACACCTTTAGGctcatatatatttgtatagctgataattatattcaccGATATCAAATTATTGTGATAGGTATGCTGTAATATTACCATCGATGAAAGCTCTCGGCTCAACATAGCCCGACACGGCTCGCACCCACATTTAGTTTTTCTTAATGCACAAGAAAATAACTGgggaaattttaaatgatcatCAAAGTATTAACTAGCTATCAAAAAACctacttttctaaaaatactattcaaaaatttGCACTATTATTTGGTactaaaattatcttaattttaataattttggataaaattaacttgaagTTAAcacttattaagttataaggaaatttcaaaaaaaagtaacgagttaattaacttaattttagcTTTTAATTCGTTAATGCCCAGccttgatttaatataatatattaaattcttaattacttcataagtaataaataattaaataaattgttttcacataattaaaatagaaaatatataaactaagtaTTGCAAAATATgtgcatacctatatataaaaatcacgGTTTACGTTTGAtaggataatttttaaaatttgtcacattaattaagtttaaaaaaagttagtaaaataataattcatttcaattaataatagtatgactCGTTAAttaggtttaaaaaaagttgataaaataaaaatttatatcaatttataattataattggtgAATTGTTAGCTTCATTGAGTAGCAATTCTTGtttatctgaaaaatataatgataaatgtatgaagttaagtaattactataacatttttattaccagGATATGGGCCAATTTGTTGAGCTATGTAACCATTAACCTGATGACCTGCCcttcttaaaaatgttaaaatgcgATCAGGAGCATCATCCTCTATCAAGTCTTGCATGAACCGTTTAATTTCACTAGTATTTCTATTCCTAATTCTACCCCTTGAAGAATTACAAGAATGGatctgaaaaaattttttttttagttgttccTAAATATATGTTGactttatatgttatttacatTCAAGTTTTGAGAGACTTGTTTGAATTCCAAGTTGTATTGGTTTTCTAGAAATCTTATCTGGccttaaatattcaaaaataaagaattgtaagtttaattttaattttttacttcttaCTTATACAATTACATATATGAACACTCACACATAGATAAGTAAcctacacatttatttatttagatgaacaacaacaaataagaggaaaaacaataatagagAAGTTTTGTACATTGCTTCAAAGATCTTGAAgccactaaaaaataaattctttcccacattgtaattaaaacataactatACATGCATATCAcgtgtatctataatattacaaaaacttgCACAAACCAACacaaccgtttttttttttataaattaaattatacccaTGAACTCCCATATTTTGGGATGAGGTTTAATAAACCGTAAAAGAGCTGCGTGATAGCTCTCCAGATAGTTATTGGTTCTAATATCCTTGTCAAATATAGTGAAGGCTTCTGGTCGCATTCTTACAAACCAATATCCAAATACATACTGGTACATGAAATCATAGAAATACTCAGCTATCTCAGTAtgttgtacaatatacatgataataGAATTGAAGCCATCTAACATGCTGGGaatcctattattatttgaattaggtGGTAAATACGGCAGAGCAAGTACCTGTAATAGTTATGGTTAAGctgctttattttaatatgttcatgaaataattaaaatgtggtGAGTACCATTCTAAAAATTCTGGCAGCAATAGGATTGGCTTTTACCAAATTGTACATTCCTGATTCTTTACTTCTCAGGTACCGTAAAATTGACTTAAgacaaaacattcaaaatacatttttaataatttgtataggaacttattatgttaatttttacttgaCAATAATGGAAATAACATCCTTGATGACTACTTTCTGGAAATACTAATCGGATTGCATTAATTAGTCCAAGTTCAAAATCCGTGATTATAGTCAATTTATCGTACTGTAGTGGTAAAACATTAcagacatatttaaataaccctACATATATTTCCTCAGTTTTACCTGTAAGTATAGCATATACCATTGGAAAACTCTAAAaccataaatagttaaaattgtattaatattaattatttaagtatttacctaaaatgttaaaaacaagatgatttattatgtgatgtacaatttattacttacagCATTTCTATGAATCACTTGAAAGGTGAACAATTGATAGCAGTTGTTATCCAATGTTTTGGGAACCATCTTAAAAGTTCCGTCACACCCAGATATTGTAACCtagaaatgaatattttagcaagttttctattatttcttcAACCACACTAGATAACTTACATTATGTAATTCGTTTTGATTTGACTCTGTCACgatgcacaatataatataaaaaataatagtaaaaaaaaggaAACGAAAGAAAACAacaagtgtatataatattatagaacgattaatacgtataataatgatattaataataataaaagagaaAAGAAACAGACGtcctttttttgtaataataatgcgtaataataataataacactaatgCGCGAAGACACAGCTCACACAAAAATCAGTATCCCGACGGAACAAAGTCGACggaaataaaagaatatatacatataataatatatatattttatatataaaaaaaagtcactGTCGCGAACAgaggaataaataaaaatacgacgTTCGCAAAAAGTCGCGGAAAATGCACGGACAGCGTAAAGACGGCGGCGGGCGGAGATCGGTCTTAACGCGCGGTTAACAACAGACAAACGCCGCCGAAGCTCTCGGCGGTCGTCACCCACGCCGCGGGATCTTCGGGGCTCATCGCCGACTCAGAAACTGGTTCGATTAATCGCTCGGGCGTCCCGATTGATTATCGAACGAGTGGTGATACCTAGGCAAGGGGGTCTAGCGGGTGAGATCGAGGTATTCGTGCGACACGACCGTGTCAACTCAATACGATGTTTGTTACAGAATAGTACACCGACAAATAAACCATCAACTATGAGTGGACCTTGATAATCTTGAAATCTTGGGTATGTAAcccaataaattaaagtttgtgTGTGTCTACAGTTATTAACTAAGAGTATGATGTAACAAATAAGAAATCGGGactatgattaaattattattttgtattaaaacaagTTTACACATAGTACACTTATGCTACCAAAATCtaacttgtatattatgtaccaatgGGGTAGGTAATTGTTATATAGTACTAGGTATTGTTGTGAAAATACTTACAAACTTGGCTGTTTTTGAAACGACATAGTGAAATGTTTATTACTAtccatttgtaataaattattaaaatgttgcaGATTCTTCGGTGTTGAAGGGAACACTGATTTTCGTATTTGCCGCATCCTTTCAGCTGCttgcaaaaatgtataattttcagcTCCTTCAGGATGGCTgttgtattaaacatttattttgtataggtatgtgatagttattttaaagtctattttatttttaaagttacctAACAATTGCTTCTACGTATAAAGATCGTGCTGAGTATGGCCGAGCAATTTGTTGAATACATTGATGTCCAATTGAACTTCGGAGTTTCCTCATTTCTATATTTACTTCATGGTTATGTAACCTCCGcagttgaaaatgtttattatttgtatcagGAGAAATTGATCCAGTTGCTGGGCATTTATTTGTGATTTCTTcacattttaagtacctaaattaaaagatttgtatactacataattatgttcgaattgtaactattatattattagtgttttataatttattaatttaactctgaatttcaaatgataacacaaaatggtttaaaaaatagaataaaagatattattacttacactttttcttctgtttttttatatttatagtaaagaaATCCAAGGTTgtctctaataatatattgatgttaATGAACACCTGGTACCAAACTATATGATTGTGGCTGTTCACCCACTGGCCAAAACTGAACATtgtctgtaaaataattaattttttctatgattGAATATGAccttttatgatattttttttaatagtacacCAAAgtcaaatagttttaatagtcGCTCCAATCTCAATTACTTTATGATTggtataattttgtactatatattaaacggaaaatataattagtaaaattaggaatgcaaaattattaatttataaatatagttaattatattagtggTTAAGTACTTAAACacgtagttaaattaatatatataaatgtattataaatataatatagaattgagGAGTAAAACTACTTTGTAAGTAATCATGATCCAAAAGCTCATTAACACCGTTAAAAGCCATGATgtatacattcaattttttaattaaaacagaaattataaatgtcaacagaatttatttttataatacttaatatcacTTTGACGCTTCAGTGACTGTCAATAGACTAAATCTTGTTtactcaaataattatacactggttatattttatgattaactaTGAAAAGGTCACTATGATTTCTACATAGGAAATTTCCagcaataaaaacttattttactctatattatactataatttctaCATAGGGAATTTccagtaataaaaattgtgaggTGTTGTCTTATGATTATCAGTAGAATATGCCTCTACCACATGTCCCAGCTGGTGATGCTGTACAGatgtatgttttattcattagAAGGATTATTAGTCAGTAAAGcagtaaatactaatttaacaGGAAACCATATAACTGTAGAAAAACCTTCAGCTACACTTGATTTACCAGATCCAACACAAAaactttataacaaaatattgccTATAAAACCAGATAAACTAAGGACGTTCAAGACCTTTTCCAAATATGTACCACAATTTATtcactattaatatatatatatttttttaatattattttgttatgtttataataatatttctaaaagttTTAGTTTTCTAGTAACTTAATgtgattatatcaatattttaagactGATCAAGagattcttttttattattaactaaaaataataaaatgttatttaatatttcttataatgttatactcaacaaaaagtcatttttaatacttatgttttttttttttttaaattgtattctgttatgtttatagtaatattacaaaCCTATTGTTAAAAGTTTTAGTTGTATAGTGaccaaattataactatataactttacatattttttcaacattttatttcctaATAAAGCAAtgcaacttttaaatttactagtaCTTATTTTGCCattttgtaggtacctataataggtacattaaaggggagtatgtttaataacataatagggtggcttatattattctaatgacATAATTTCTAgtgaactatttatttaaaaaataacttgataacattaaaatctatattttaaataaaaacatcaatttatcattaaaattaataatatgattgttatttaataatacataataatattttataatagagtaCTTATtgactacaataaaataatttgttggcTGTAATAACCATTAACCAGTTACgtccaaaaacaaaattggttattgcaatcattataaatataattatcataattttttagttatttctaaATAGTATCATGAATATAAAACGTAAACCATTGGAAATGGGTTTGAGTGATGTACCTTgttcttacaaaaaaaataattttacgtttttaatttttggttaaGTTTCCAATTTTAtagattgtttttttcatttcctgaataatttttaaaaatggacgTAACTAGTTATTGCACTGGGgtcttcaatttttaaatgtattaaaaattgtattatttattacataatacatagttttattttaaggtatagtgccaaaaaaatattaaatattatattctaaaaattttatcatcagTGATGTCGACTGTAAGTATTATTGGGATGATTTTTGTTCACGTTGGTATCACTGCTGGTTCATCGGTATAATACGTGGTTAAACATTCTAATCATTTTCTGACAACTACCCTGTACCCATTTCGAtcgaatacaatatatacctacttatcatttgatattataatatcacggacgtgttgcgtgccagtatcagatttgaatccaaatggttaatttgaatgaaagttaaacttaataacgaataatgtctttattgcatataaattaaatacatgtaacaaacaaaataagtgaCTGAGTGTtgtgaaagtgctcagttgttgatagctttggtacatctgccgttgctggtctttgggctcccttatatattgtggtgcgtctcttgtttgCGTCGAATCGTAGTCTTCTGGATGGAACCAGGTGTTCTtgtagttgttgttgcaaattcggacacgaatttgagaatgtACAATacatctcaaatgcatcattagtgcactataattattggtgcgcttactatcccgacacgtgtcatggtcatagtagcatccgcattaccctCGACAtgaggcatggtcatactaacttagccttgatatctcgtagatatcttatagatatctcaTAGCCCATAACATACGTATCCAACCGTGCTCGGTCTGGCCCCTCTCCTCCAGCACTTATATAATGATGTTttccttaaattattattattagtatcgattgtaatgtataaaatcttTTCCTAGACACTTCCTGTTCGAGACTGTTAGATGTTGGTTTAAAGTTGTCACaagtagttttaaataaaccttCGTAtgctattgttaaataattacatacatttaaagttatttcgTAAAAGTTCATTGTGTCTTTAGTACGTCAATTGAAATTATCTAATTTCACATATATGAGTAATTTCCAATCAGAGTTAGAACGAAGTGGCccttgattttcaaaatgcaTCCCATTCTCTTGGGTAAGCCTTGAAATACGATACGGTTTTGTTTAAGTCAACGCCATCTGAAGCGGGAagcatgttattataatcttaaaaatttattctaattatgcatgtatatattttaatttattaacctacttatttcttttaatttaatcttatataattttatactcaatttaaaatttatttcatttcattaaatttcttaacattatttttgtgcaCCGTTACGTGCCTTCTCCCtcttaatattacaatgttttcTCTATCTAATACGTCCGTTACTTAATAGGGACCGTTCCATGatggatttaatttatttttctgtgttTTATctcttaacaatatttaatcctACACATGTATCTCTGTAGAGTTttcattaatatcataaatttgtttagattttatttttctctacaTTAAATTT
Proteins encoded in this region:
- the LOC126552059 gene encoding uncharacterized protein LOC126552059; the protein is MRKLRSSIGHQCIQQIARPYSARSLYVEAIVSHPEGAENYTFLQAAERMRQIRKSVFPSTPKNLQHFNNLLQMDSNKHFTMSFQKQPSLFQDYQGPLIVDGLFVGVLFCNKHQSNQNELHNVTISGCDGTFKMVPKTLDNNCYQLFTFQVIHRNASFPMVYAILTGKTEEIYVGLFKYVCNVLPLQYDKLTIITDFELGLINAIRLVFPESSHQGCYFHYCQSILRYLRSKESGMYNLVKANPIAARIFRMVLALPYLPPNSNNNRIPSMLDGFNSIIMYIVQHTEIAEYFYDFMYQYVFGYWFVRMRPEAFTIFDKDIRTNNYLESYHAALLRFIKPHPKIWEFMGQIRFLENQYNLEFKQVSQNLNIHSCNSSRGRIRNRNTSEIKRFMQDLIEDDAPDRILTFLRRAGHQVNGYIAQQIGPYPGNKNVIVIT